A stretch of Podospora bellae-mahoneyi strain CBS 112042 chromosome 5, whole genome shotgun sequence DNA encodes these proteins:
- a CDS encoding hypothetical protein (EggNog:ENOG503NUE2; COG:O), protein MFGSRTASSAMSILQKTYDESYLTCSTAVYYESQGNEDEAMRCWRQALEQLYDPHANRILPNFNPRSETEKALVESLRQLELQCKERIDLLEALRLSRLSAPEHDSLSSSSRPSKSSSDSHDGGISGQQDGGWIGNGTIPAVNYTDLSRPNTLRRLSSQNRTSSSEQAVASSRGPQHGSMPPPLPARKPLPSTASIPSPERKPSRTSSPERHTMRTTLRTGTRDKTPKATLRRQPPKSSEVPVPSKAATLAWGTLGQRESLDQPSGSSPISCPAPNTPTVPEQSRRSLELSKRLWDSNSRRLVTPRTRSPNKDTDSAPATDPRRSGEYPFSRASSISISAASTALNALALKESSDRRSPEREHITRLRTAPPETPRSRAQRDILNNDSNMGEGLPDKPLTRKTSLDSATVSRRSAGASLSAARIKSTPTRSGNKRKTPQLGNNSDRARPRRSSSPVLSESSSSSFETPARRPSGQHKRSTLERQREASLIVDSIIQPSESSEDDEPTKEVKSWKKRKAELLKKLPPGVDEHAAKQILNEIVIQGDEVHWSDIAGLEIAKNALRETVVYPFLRPDLFMGLREPARGMLLFGPPGTGKTMLARAVATESKSTFFSISASSLTSKYLGESEKLVRALFSLAKVLAPSIIFVDEIDSLLSQRSGSGEHEATRRIKTEFLIQWSDLQRAAAGREVGERDKERGDANRVLVLAATNLPWAIDEAARRRFVRRQYIPLPEAETRAVQLKTLLKQQTHTLSYEDINTLVALTDGFSGSDITALAKDAAMGPLRSLGDALLHMTENDIRPIGLSDFIASLATIRPSVSKAGLKEYEDWAREFGERGG, encoded by the exons atgTTTGGCAGTAGAACAGCCAGTTCTGCCATGTCCATTCTGCAGAAGACGTACGATGAGAGTTACCTGACATGTTCTACCGCCGTGTACTATGAGAGCCAG GGCAACGAGGACGAGGCTATGCGATGTTGGCGACAGGCCCTAGAACAACTATATGACCCTCACGCGAACAGAATACTCCCCAATTTCAACCCTCGCTCCGAGACGGAGAAGGCGCTGGTCGAGAGTCTTCGTCAGTTGGAACTGCAGTGTAAGGAGCGGATTGACCTCCTCGAAGCCCTTCGTCTTTCTCGTCTGTCGGCCCCTGAGCATGACTCGCTGtcttccagcagcaggccCAGCAAATCATCATCCGACTCCCATGATGGCGGGATATCTGGGCAACAGGACGGAGGTTGGATCGGGAATGGTACCATCCCTGCCGTTAACTACACCGACTTATCACGACCAAATACTTTGAGGCGGCTTTCTTCACAAAACAGgacatcctcctcagaaCAGGCTGTTGCAAGCAGCCGCGGACCACAACACGGAAGCATGCCGCCACCCCTCCCTGCTCGAAAACCGCTGCCATCGACAGCCTCGATACCGTCGCCCGAAAGAAAGCCCTCGAGAACGTCTAGCCCTGAACGACACACAATGCGCACCACGCTACGTACGGGCACAAGGGACAAGACACCGAAAGCGACACTGCGACGACAGCCACCAAAATCGTCAGAGGTCCCAGTACCAAGCAAGGCGGCTACCCTAGCCTGGGGCACCTTGGGCCAACGAGAGAGCCTGGACCAGCCATCAGGAAGCAGCCCCATTTCATGTCCAGCTCCGAACACTCCTACTGTCCCTGAACAGTCACGCAGGAGCCTTGAGCTATCCAAACGGCTTTGGGACAGCAACTCAAGAAGACTGGTGACGCCTCGAACGAGGAGTCCGAACAAAGACACCGATAGTGCGCCTGCCACAGACCCGCGGCGCTCTGGAGAGTACCCCTTTTCACGAGCGTCATCGATTTCAATCAGTGCAGCTTCAACCGCTCTGAACGCTTTGGCTCTCAAGGAAAGTAGTGATCGTCGTTCGCCGGAAAGAGAGCATATCACGAGGCTGAGGACCGCGCCGCCTGAAACTCCGCGAAGTAGGGCGCAGAGGGACATTTTGAACAATGACTCCAATATGGGCGAAGGATTACCGGATAAACCGCTAACTAGGAAAACATCGCTGGATTCCGCTACCGTCTCTCGCAGGTCTGCGGGTGCTTCACTCTCAGCGGCGCGAATCAAGTCCACGCCAACTAGATCTGGTAACAAGAGGAAAACTCCACAGTTGGGAAACAACAGTGATAGGGCCCGACCAAGGAGAAGCTCCTCACCTGTGCTATCCGAgagctcttcttcttcgttcGAAACCCCTGCACGGCGACCGTCTGGACAACACAAGCGTTCGACATTGGAGCGACAGAGAGAAGCTTCACTTATCGTGGACTCGATCATTCAGCCATCGGAAAGCTCTGAAGACGACGAGCCCACCAAGGAAGTCAAGTCATGGAAAAAGCGCAAGGCGGAGCTCCTCAAGAAACTGCCGCCTGGGGTGGATGAACACGCCGCAAAGCAGATTCTAAACGAGATCGTCATCCAAGGGGACGAGGTACACTGGAGTGACATTGCGGGGCTCGAAATAGCCAAAAATGCTCTTCGTGAGACTGTTGTTTATCCGTTTTTGCGGCCGGATTTGTTTATGGGCCTGCGTGAACCGGCGAGAGGAATGCTCTTGTTTGGGCCTCCTGGTACCGGAAAGACGATGCTGGCGAGAGCCGTGGCCACTGAGAGCAAgtcaaccttcttctccataTCCGCCAGCAGCCTGACCAGTAAATATCTGGGGGAATCCGAGAAGCTCGTCAGGGCGCTCTTCAGTTTGGCAAAGGTACTGGCACCGAGCATCATTTTCGTGGATGAAATCGATTCGCTTCTCTCGCAGCGATCAGGTTCAGGTGAGCATGAGGCCACAAGACGAATCAAGACGGAATTCTTGATTCAGTGGAGTGATCTCCAGCGCGCGGCTGCGGGAAGGGAGGTTGGCGAACGAGACAAGGAAAGAGGTGATGCAAATAGAGTGCTGGTTCTGGCTGCAACCAATCTGCCATGGGCAATTGACGAGGCAGCGAGACGACGGTTTGTCAGGCGGCAGTATATACCACTGCCTGAGGCGGAAACGCGGGCGGTGCAGCTGAAGACGCTGCTAAAACAGCAGACACACACACTGAGTTATGAAGACATCAACACATTAGTTGCGTTGACAGACG GCTTCTCGGGCTCGGATATCACAGCATTGGCAAAAGATGCTGCGATGGGCCCTCTCAGATCTCTTGGAGACGCCTTACTGCACATGACAGAGAATGATATACGGCCGATTGGACTGTCCGATTTTATTGCCAGCTTGGCCACTATCAGACCAAGTGTGAGCAAAGCGGGCCTAAAGGAATACGAAGACTGGGCGAGGGAGTTTGGAGAGCgtggtggatga
- the COG6 gene encoding Golgi transport complex subunit 6 (COG:U; BUSCO:EOG09260KCB; EggNog:ENOG503NV7G), with protein MASSGSASTASLAAKTPSPLSSKVTSVLSSSYADTEFREALALLDERGVLNTPDTRRQLRLDLQKEVIDSNGEIIAEFSKVSEQLRRIGATIGRLNESFNEMKREIGTAHQATSSSLGEASRLMIQKQQVEQKQTLLKAFKGNFILSDDEAAALTLMSEPVNDLYFATLAKAKKITKDCELLLGFENQTLGLEVMELASKNLNLGFQKLYKWVQKEFKTLNLESPQIGSSIRRALRVLAERPTLFQNCLDYFAEAREHILSDSFYTALTGSSASGVENTSTKPIELAAHDTLRYVGDMLAWVHSAAVSEREALEGLFIGEAEEIKKGIQAGRENEIWRLADEEGDGARDFDAVKTLNDLVDRDVSGAVRILRQRVEQVIQTNEETILAYKLVNLLNFYKSMFSKLLGPGSSLVDSLGLLEAEALRQFRSLARDHVAALQGDFVQTPTELRPPEFLFEALEQLSAIMKTYETSLASSAEKEADFETIMVEAFDPFMSGCATMAQTLQPPSDSVFLVNCFLTALNSLAPFEFTPTRTTQLQAKFETERSHLVESQYVFFRKESGLDALITALSILGNGAEDVEKVPLLEAAQAPALTQAGQLLDDFLPSALMDAMENLKHLQDSKLVQQITEEAAERFCVDFEQVEEKLMLADELAEQKQGDADELQSLRALFPRTSGEIRVLLS; from the exons ATGGCTTCTTCAGGCTCCGCGTCAACTGCTTCATTAGCAGCAAAGACCCCAAGCCCTCTTTCATCAAAAGTCACCAGCGTTCTGTCATCTTCCTATGCAGACACCGAGTTTCGAGAGGCACTTGCTTTATTAGATGAACGGGGTGTCCTCAACACACCCGACACTCGACGCCAGCTTCGTCTGGACCTGCAAAAGGAGGTGATAGATAGCAATGGCGAAATCATCGCTGAATTCTCCAAGGTTTCCGAG CAACTTCGGCGTATTGGTGCCACCATTGGCAGACTCAATGAGAGTTTCAATGAGATGAAAAGAGAGATCGGTACCGCTCATCAGGCAACATCGTCTAGTCTAGGGGAAGCCTCGCGTCTCATGATTCAGAAGCAACAAGTTGAGCAAAAACAGACTCTTCTCAAAGCCTTCAAGGGCAATTTCATCCTTTCCGACGATGAGGCGGCTGCTCTCACGCTCATGTCAGAACCAGTCAATGACCTCTATTTTGCTACCCtcgcaaaagcaaaaaagatTACCAAAGACTGTGAGTTACTTCTCGGGTTTGAGAATCAGACTTTGGGCTTGGAGGTGATGGAACTGGCTTCAAAAAATCTCAACCTGGGCTTCCAGAAGCTGTACAAGTGGGTACAGAAGGAGTTCAAGACGTTGAATCTTGAAAGCCCACAAATTGGCTCATCAATCCGGCGAGCTCTTCGAGTGTTGGCCGAAAGACCTACACTGTTTCAAAACTGTTTGGATTATTTTGCAGAAGCTCGCGAACATATCCTGTCCGACTCGTTCTACACAGCATTAACCGGGAGCTCGGCATCTGGCGTGGAGAACACCTCGACCAAACCCATCGAGTTAGCGGCGCACGACACCTTGAGATATGTAGGAGACATGCTTGCTTGGGTGCATTCAGCAGCTGTGAGCGAGCGAGAGGCACTGGAAGGTCTCTTCATTggagaggccgaggagattAAGAAGGGCATCCAAGCCGGCAGAGAGAACGAAATATGGCGACtggcggacgaggagggtgatggtgcaAGGGATTTTGATGCTGTTAAGACATTGAACGATCTGGTTGACCGAGACGTCTCCGGAGCAGTCCGCATATTACGACAGCGGGTCGAACAGGTCATCCAGACAAACGAGGAAACAATCCTTGCATACAAACTCGTCAATCTGCTCAATTTCTACAAAAGCATGTTTTCAAAACTGCTGGGTCCTGGCTCGAGTTTGGTGGATTCTCTTGGGTTACTGGAGGCTGAAGCCCTACGGCAGTTTCGGTCGCTGGCTCGTGACCACGTTGCGGCTCTCCAGGGGGATTTCGTCCAGACTCCTACAGAACTTCGACCCCCAGAGTTTTTGTTTGAGGCGTTGGAGCAGCTGTCTGCCATTATGAAGACATACGAAACCTCACTCGCTTCATCTGCTGAAAAGGAAGCAGATTTTGAAACTATCATGGTGGAGGCCTTCGACCCATTTATGTCAGGTTGCGCAACCATGGCGCAGACATTACAGCCCCCCTCTGActccgtcttcctcgtcaactGTTTTCTCACAGCTCTGAATTCGCTGGCGCCCTTTGAGTTCACGCCCACACGAACAACTCAGTTGCAGGCCAAATTTGAAACTGAGCGGTCACACCTTGTGGAAAGCCAGTATGTATTTTTCCGTAAGGAATCCGGCTTAGATGCACTCATCACAGCACTCAGTATCTTGGGCAATGGAGCAGAAGACGTGGAGAAGGTGCCGTTGCTTGAGGCGGCCCAAGCACCTGCACTGACACAGGCTGGACAATTGCTTGATGATTTCCTACCCTCGGCGCTGATGGATGCCATGGAGAATCTCAAGCACTTGCAGGATTCCAAACTGGTCCAGCAAATCACCGAAGAGGCTGCCGAGAGGTTCTGTGTCGACTTCGAGCAGGTGGAAGAGAAGTTGATGTTGGCAGATGAGCTGGCCGAACAGAAGCAGGGCGACGCTGACGAGCTTCAAAGCTTACGGGCATTATTTCCGAGAACTTCTGGGGAGATTCGTGTCCTGTTGTCGTAG
- a CDS encoding hypothetical protein (EggNog:ENOG503P6V8; COG:J) codes for MASSSIAKNLAQLNSMREIHGVVVTAGLIDKTVKVRVGGLKWNNFLKKHFDDPKTYLVHDPANSLRQGDVVAISPGWRTSKSKRHVVKHIIAPGAGLPISARPPIPSAEELVRQRVVKKEAKEVRKSLKDVAEKTERSLQFVKAEAAEVEKELKTLTLILESRTKKKYGWLSKQT; via the exons atggcctcctcctcaatagCCAAGAACCTCGCCCAGCTGAACTCCATGCGGGAGATTCACGGCGTAGTCGTCACCGCAGGGCTGATCGACAAGACGGTCAAAGTGCGCGTGGGAGGGCTAAAGTGGAATAACTTCCTCAAGAAG cacttCGACGACCCGAAAACCTATCTCGTCCACGACCCCGCCAACTCCCTCCGCCAGGGCGACGTCGTCGCCATCAGCCCCGGCTGGCGCACCTCCAAGTCCAAGCGCCACGTAGTCAAGCACATCATCGCCCCCGGCGCCGGCCTTCCCATCTCGGCCCGccccccaatcccctccGCCGAAGAGCTCGTGAGGCAAAGGGTGGTCAAGAAAGAAGCaaaggaggtgaggaagagcCTGAAGGACGTCGCCGAAAAGACGGAGAGGTCTCTGCAATTTGTAAAGGCGGAAGCtgccgaggtggagaaggagctgaaGACGCTGACGTTGATCCTCGAgtcgaggacgaagaagaagtacGGGTGGTTGTCCAAGCAAACGTAA
- the LDB17 gene encoding pre-rRNA processing (EggNog:ENOG503NXI3; COG:T; COG:Z; BUSCO:EOG09264MGU), with product MADVQGTWTAENEQQFWAALNQILSAPCDSYELLDNALRSWLDLVSKARDEYLDDEDEIANCSEQLIHSPLFSANKDYVRTQIIYSLLQEDEYAPLHVIANFLLSDGRAEEETFRQMIKEGCFVRLLELIKGCGGKDSRLHRLLLQLMYEMSRIERLRDEDLMQIDDGFVTYLFQLIEALADDANDPYHYSVIRVLLVLNEQYMVAATSAATEPSSISPTTNRVIKLLGVHGDSYRTFGENIILLLNRETETSQQLLILKLLYLLFTTSATYEYFYTNDLHVLLDVIIRNLLDLPSEMDILRHTYLRVLAPLLAHTQLSKPPHYKRGQILSLIDILRGTGNAHFMPPEPTTIRLLDRVASTPWLAEEEPENPSLSPIGSLSLSQTGSAVSVIAKVSEKPGVKTPSRKSDMAAQAKGKSEHGGSPPRPPPPRTLRAQKSLPEVPRHKHGVPVVHPPVPVPHLHVNGAGQKKMPPKLPPPRRRAKIIAAVGAEVRTPSETPSPIGPAPVS from the exons ATGGCCGATGTCCAAGGCACTTGGACTGCTGAGAATGAGCAGCAATTCTGGGCAG CCTTGAATCAGATCCTCTCGGCACCATGCGATTCTTACGAGCTTCTCGATAACGCCTTGCGCTCATGGCTTGATTTGGTTTCCAAGGCCCGGGACGAAtacctcgacgacgaggacgagattgCGAATTGTTCCGAGCAGTTAATACACAGCCCGCTGTTTTCTGCCAATAAGGACTATGTGCGAACCCAAATCATATACAGTCTGCTTCAGGAGGATGAGTATGCGCCGCTCCACGTTATTGCCAACTTTCTCCTCTCTGACGGCcgcgccgaggaggagaccTTCAGACAAATGATCAAGGAAGGGTGCTTTGTGCGGTTGCTGGAGTTGATCAAGGGATGTGGGGGAAAGGATTCCCGATTACATCGGCTTCTGTTACAGCTGATGTATGAGATGTCCCGCATTGAACGGCTACGGGACGAGGATTTAATGCAAATTGACGATGGCTTCGTCACGTATCTCTTCCAACTCATCGAAGCCCTAGCCGATGACGCCAATGATCCTTACCACTATTCTGTTATTCGGGTTTTG CTGGTGTTGAATGAACAGTACATGGTGGCAGCGACATCAGCAGCGACAGAACCATCATCCATCTCGCCCACCACCAATCGCGTCATCAAACTTCTTGGGGTTCATGGAGATTCCTATCGAACCTTTGGAGAGAATATCATACTGCTTCTCAACCGAGAAACAGAGACCTCTCAGCAGCTGCTCATTCTCAAACTGCTGTACCTGCTTTTTACCACATCTGCGACGTACGAGTATTTTTACACAAATGATCTCCATGTGCTGCTGGATGTCATCATACGGAACTTGCTTGATTTGCCGAGCGAGATGGACATTTTGAGACACACTTACTTAAGGGTACTTGCCCCTTTGCTCGCTCATACTCAACTCAGCAAACCGCCTCATTACAAAAGGGGTCAGATTCTCAGTCTCATCGACATCCTGCGAGGCACCGGCAATGCGCACTTTATGCCTCCCGAACCGACAACAATACGCCTGCTCGACAGAGTAGCCAGCACCCCATGGCTGGCTGAAGAAGAGCCGGAAAATCCGTCACTCAGTCCAATCGGCAGCCTCTCGCTGTCACAAACCGGTAGTGCCGTGAGTGTTATCGCCAAAGTGTCCGAGAAACCCGGAGTGAAGACACCTAGTCGCAAGTCGGATATGGCAGCGCAGGCCAAGGGCAAATCCGAGCATGGAGGCAGCCCACCTAGACCGCCGCCACCTAGGACTCTGAGGGCGCAGAAATCACTACCAGAAGTGCCCCGACATAAGCACGGGGTTCCTGTCGTTCATCCACCGGTGCCTGTACCTCACTTGCACGTCAATGGGGCTGGTCAGAAAAAGATGCCACCGAAACTCCCGCCACCACGAAGGAGGGCCAAAATTATAGCCGCAGTTGGCGCTGAGGTTCGGACGCCGTCCGAAACGCCATCACCGATTGGCCCTGCACCGGTTTCTTGA
- the ATG9 gene encoding autophagy protein atg9 (COG:U; EggNog:ENOG503NXZS; BUSCO:EOG092615CC), whose amino-acid sequence MPTTQGQSFYEELRGQDSERYDGGSRAGLLDEENLNHNFQDYDLDHVEGVTVDDSRATLAGLRKTSASKVPLGHQNDRSMWLAHDDDADNDVPPSLLVEPRGAHPAGKPKKKQSRQAAYTMPGSSNARAQWETTQAHQPLHNDEPFTQSHRGNGAPGSLFSGSASLDAKKMAEWRWANVQNLDKFIKEVYDYYRGCGIKAIITERVLHLGLVRGSQKLSQIIVPQCTRKMSGWWNLGLWLFAFYFIWKAIQYILDLHRLFHVRDFYTHLLNIPDHDMQTITWQEVVARVMALRNQNSKTATTLTPLQRHFIGSQSKERLDASDIANRIMRRENYLIALFNKDILNLTIPLPFLRNRQYFSRTLEWTLMFSVLDMVFDEKGQVNQKFLRADRRGEISEKLRSRFQFAGIMILVLSPFVSLYLVIYYFLMYYHEIQKNPSVLSSRSYTPLAEWKFREFNELPHLFQKRLDMSKAFATHYMDQFPKVKTEMVAKSVAFVSGALATVLAIASVFDPELFLGFEITPDRTVLFYTAIFGSIWAVAHGMQSQDDAVFDPEYAMRNVIEYTHYEPDHWKDRLHSYDIKLEFAELYKPKIVIFLEEILGILTTPFVLFFSLPKCSDQIIDFFREFTLHIDGLGYVCTFAEFDFKKAMANAKKPSDGGDVRDEYYSAKHGKMEASYYGFIGNYGNFALNPKGAPGSHLPPGMRNQFHPPPAWPGLNSPPLGTDMQTSRMDRSEFRSMSRAPGQGLRPGPSMVAPSPMASILLDPHHLPPSHLVNPGRASHPHRVQQNRRPGESNIIEESLEDEERGRESVNRHDDEEVYGHGDGMDESAWQTSPARTLSRGNSAIEGTGTAEVGVVDMIYQFNQAQFTRNGV is encoded by the exons ATGCCCACCACACAGGGGCAGTCATTCTACGAAGAGCTTCGAGGACAAGACTCTGAAAGATATGACGGGGGATCGCGAGCTGGGCTTCTTGACGAAGAAAACCTCAATCACAACTTCCAGGACTATGATCTGGATCATGTGGAGGGCGTCACCGTTGATGATAGTCGTGCGACGCTAGCAGGTTTACGAAAGACATCGGCGTCGAAAGTCCCACTGGGGCACCAAAATGACCGGTCGATGTGGCTCGCGCACGACGACGATGCCGACAACGATGTTCCGCCCTCGCTCCTGGTCGAACCTCGAGGCGCTCACCCAGCAGGGaagcccaaaaaaaagcagAGTCGACAAGCTGCCTATACCATGCCCGGCTCATCCAACGCGCGAGCACAATGGGAAACAACTcaagcccaccaacccctccacaacgATGAGCCATTCACACAGAGTCACCGGGGTAACGGCGCCCCGGGCTCTCTGTTCTCTGGGAGCGCATCTCTCGAtgcgaagaagatggcggAATGGAGATGGGCAAATGTCCAGAACCTCGACAAGTTTATCAAAGAGGTCTACGATTATTACAGGGGATGTGGTATCAAGGCGATAATAACCGAACGGGTGCTGCATCTTGG TCTTGTCCGCGGAAGCCAGAAGCTCTCGCAGATCATCGTTCCACAGTGCACTAGAAAGAtgtcggggtggtggaatCTTGGCCTCTGGCTCTTTGCATTCTACTTCATATGGAAGGCAATCCAGTATATCTTGGACCTCCACCGGCTATTTCATGTCCGTGACTTTTACACACATTTGCTCAACATCCCGGACCACGACATGCAGACTATCACCTGGCAAGAAGTGGTGGCACGCGTAATGGCTCTACGTAACCAGAACTCAAAGACGGCAACCACCTTGACCCCGCTGCAAAGACATTTCATCGGCAGCCAGTCCAAAGAAAGGCTAGATGCGTCCGACATTGCGAATCGCATCATGAGACGTGAAAACTATCTCATTGCCCTGTTCAACAAGGACATTTTGAACCTCACTATTCCGCTGCCGTTCCTGCGAAATCGGCAGTATTTCTCTCGTACTCTGGAGTGGACTTTGATGTTCAGTGTTCTCGACATGGTGTTTGACGAGAAGGGCCAGGTCAACCAGAAATTCCTGCGAGCCGACCGCAGAGGGGAGATAAGCGAGAAACTGCGCTCACGGTTCCAGTTTGCTGGCATCATGATTCTAGTGTTATCGCCTTTCGTGTCGCTCTATCTTGTCATCTATTACTTTTTGATGTACTATCAT GAAATCCAAAAGAACCCGTCTGTATTGTCATCTCGGTCGTATACACCCCTTGCCGAGTGGAAATTTCGCGAGTTCAACGAGCTACCACACCTTTTCCAAAAGCGTCTGGACATGTCGAAAGCTTTTGCAACGCATTATATGGATCAGTTCCCAAAGGTTAAGACCGAGATGGTAGCCAAGTCCGTCGCATTTGTCTCGGGAGCGTTGGCAACCGTGTTGGCTATTGCATCTGTTTTCGATCCTGAACTTTTCCTCGGCTTCGAGATCACACCCGATCGCACCGTGCTCTTCTACACGGCCATTTTTGGTAGTATCTGGGCGGTTGCCCACGGCATGCAGTCTCAGGACGATGCAGTCTTCGACCCGGAATATGCCATGCGCAACGTGATCGAGTACACACACTACGAACCCGACCACTGGAAGGATAGACTTCACAGTTATGACATTAAGCTGGAGTTTGCTGAGTTATACAAACCCAAGATCGTTATCTTTCTGGAGGAGATTTTGGGCATCCTGACAACGCCGTTTGTCCTTTTTTTCAGCCTTCCCAAGTGCAGCGACCAGATTATCGACTTTTTCCGGGAGTTCACGCTTCACATTGACGGATTAGGCTATGTGTGCACCTTTGCAGAATTCGATTTCAAGAAGGCCATGGCGAACGCAAAGAAGCcgagtgatggtggtgacgtACGCGACGAGTACTACTCAGCCAAACATGGGAAGATGGAAGCATCGTACTACGGGTTCATCGGGAATTATGGCAACTTTGCTCTCAACCCAAAGGGCGCCCCAGGATCACATCTCCCACCAGGAATGCGGAATCAATTCCACCCTCCGCCAGCCTGGCCTGGTCTGAACTCGCCGCCTCTTGGTACTGACATGCAGACTTCCCGGATGGATCGTAGTGAGTTTCGATCAATGAGCAGGGCTCCCGGCCAAGGTCTGCGCCCTGGGCCAAGTATGGTGGCTCCTTCTCCCATGGCGTCGATTCTCCTGGATCCGCATCACTTGCCGCCATCGCACCTTGTGAACCCGGGCCGGGCCTCGCATCCACACCGCGTTCAGCAAAACAGACGCCCCGGTGAAAGCAACATCATCGAGGAGTCtctggaagatgaagaacgAGGTAGGGAGAGTGTCAATCGTcacgacgatgaagaggtgTACGGTCATGGAGATGGCATGGATGAATCGGCCTGGCAGACATCACCGGCCAGAACCTTGAGCAGGGGCAACAGCGCAATCGAGGGTACTGGGACTGCAGAGGTGGGAGTTGTGGACATGATTTATCAATTCAACCAGGCCCAGTTCACTCGGAACGGCGTTTGA